In Methanobacteriaceae archaeon, a single window of DNA contains:
- a CDS encoding amino acid racemase yields the protein MMYYKKLTHELNEMNGGEKLPEITIESVDMYNILNQIGNRNCEEASDYMVERIKYLKNGGAEIISFTSVTMHILLDHIYKKTDIELESIPKAVCEKAVSKGIKKVGLLGTGFTMKENHMKKDFIKEGIEVFVPDEKGQELIDNKIFEELVHGTINESTVKEFVNIIEEMKNKYGIEAIILGCTEIPLIINDDNSPVPVLNATEIHINKLIKMAMD from the coding sequence ATAATGTATTACAAAAAATTAACTCATGAACTAAATGAAATGAACGGTGGTGAAAAACTACCTGAAATTACTATTGAAAGTGTTGATATGTATAATATCCTAAATCAAATAGGAAATAGAAACTGTGAAGAAGCTTCAGATTATATGGTTGAAAGAATAAAATATCTAAAAAATGGTGGTGCAGAAATCATATCATTTACATCAGTAACAATGCACATCTTACTTGATCACATTTATAAAAAAACAGATATTGAACTTGAAAGCATTCCAAAAGCAGTATGTGAAAAAGCAGTTTCAAAAGGAATTAAAAAAGTTGGGCTTTTAGGAACTGGTTTTACAATGAAAGAAAACCATATGAAAAAAGATTTCATAAAAGAAGGAATTGAAGTATTCGTACCTGATGAAAAAGGCCAAGAATTAATTGATAATAAAATATTTGAAGAACTTGTTCACGGAACTATTAACGAAAGTACTGTAAAAGAATTTGTTAATATAATCGAAGAAATGAAAAACAAATATGGAATTGAAGCAATTATTCTTGGATGTACTGAAATACCATTAATTATAAATGACGACAATTCCCCAGTACCAGTTTTAAATGCAACTGAAATACATATAAATAAATTAATAAAAATGGCAATGGATTAG